The Xyrauchen texanus isolate HMW12.3.18 chromosome 19, RBS_HiC_50CHRs, whole genome shotgun sequence genome segment aaagcacaaaatacagttttcatttatatatatatatatatgtatgtttttttatgtatatgtACAGTGATAATTATTTATGGTTCTTAAAAAGGTCTTCAGCATGTCACAGAAGGCTACATTTAAAACGTGTAATTAGGCCAAGAAATATGTGTTGCAGTGATGCATCAAATGTTGGTCCCTGATTAAATTTTTCTGTttagttttatgtgtgtgtgtgtgtgtgtgtgtgtgtgtgtgtgtgtgtgtgtgtgtgtgtgtgtgtgtgtgtgtgtgtgtgtgtgtgtgtgtgtgtattattaatcattcatatattatattgttatcaAGGTTGAAAAATAATCTCCCTCTGAAGCGATGCATagggaagaaaataaaacaagataaagGTTAGCGATTTCAGCTATTCTACTTTCAAAAGACAgatgttggattagccacgcccctaaTTTCCCAAACCCCGGACTCCTAAGATACCAATATTAACTTTTGAGAGCAGAAACGATTGTTAAATACAACAGAATAAAACTgcgccctcagctgacaactgttatgaacaacatgacataaaaatgcattaagaATAATTCGCGGCAACAACAACACTGAGAACGTTCAAAATGATTGACAGCCAGAAAGTGTCAATGactgcggacacatttttgtttgctgtttacagagtctagagctttCACAGAGACCGGTGCGAgatctcatgacacttatttcattaatatctttcagtgaGTAGGAACATTCACTTGGAGCACCCTTAAATATTATATAGTTTACAATGATTTGAGTGTGAGCTGAATGAAATCACTTTTTTGTTTGAATTAGCCTATTACTGTAGCATATTAATGCTGCCTGTGAGACATGTCAGATTGATTATATTTGTTTGGGGGCATGTAAATTCAAGAATCATAGCTTAAACAAATTCGTATTGCTCATAACTTAAGTTTTAAAGTTGAATGTTGGctttacattttagtttgaacGCATGTTGTGTACTGTAAATGAATAATAACTATAAATACTATTCATTTAGCAGTTTTATGACAAGTAAGGCTTGTGttgaaaaactaaattttctCTGTGGCAGCACAAGTCAAGATAAAAGTCAGTCATAGTAATAGTTTAACTACTGTACTTGCAAATGGGAACTTCCCAGGAGGACATGAATGCAGTATTAGTTACACGTACCTATATAACTATAGGTGGATAACTTTACCCACGATGATTTCATTCCTGTCAATGTACTGAGAACCAAGTGTTACTCGCTCCCATGTAAAAAGATTAATGAGTCACAGATCTCAAAATTATATGTATATCTTCAACTAACttagaaataaaagaaaacatttatatcCTCTTTTCTGCAGGGTGTTTTAAGTAGAGCTGTAAACTGGAGGGAACTTGAAAAACAGTATGCTGCACATACAGCATATGAGGAGGAAATCATCAATATGCTGGAGTATTGTGGGGTAAGTGTGCTCTTCTAAATTTACGTGGTTTAACGTGAAGTAAACCACAAACTAATCAAGATAAAGAGGCTATAATAAAAAAGGCTATAATTAGTGCCATGTACAATATATCACATAACTGATCATAAATGATAAAGGTGCAACACAACTCGCTGACACACCCTTGATTTTCAGACAGATTCTTTCCGGATGGGCCAGGAATTCGTGAAAAATGCCCCAGGTAGCTTTGACAGACTCACAGACCTGTATCTCACCGATGACCTCCTTAACCTCCATTCACCAGAGAAGGACCAGATGGGGCTGCACACATCAGCCTCGTGTTCTCAGCCTGGAGGTGGAGGTCACACCTCAGACTCAGCCTTGCTGATGGggcggagagagagagatggactgGATCAGATGCTGTCTGCTGTGAGCAGCAGTGGGGCTCATTTGGACATGCTACATGCAAAGAACATCACCTACGGGTCAGGCCAGCAGCAGTCTCTGCAGCAGGAGTCCCACTACTTCATGAAGGGAGTTATGGATGAATGCACACACATTGCCAATTTTTCAGGTGTAAATTAGTTTTTGCTTTACAAGTGATATGGTCGAGTCTTTGAATATTTCCTTtgaacaaaaaaatgaaatgtcattatttactctttgTATAAAAATACAAGTCATATGCACACATGTTtggtcttttttggagcttgacagcccctgctCACCAACTAATTGCAATTGATAATGTTAATGCTTTTGTGTCCCAAAAATGGGGAAAGctgtggttttggaacaacaagaggctGAATATATATCTTTTTAAGTGATTTATTCCTTTAACCAGAGAGTGCAATAACAACATATTCTCATTCACAAAATGCCTTGTGTAAATGAGTGTGGGGCAAAGGATGTCTCGTTTCTCAACAGCAGACAACCAAGGAGAAACTTAGTCAATAGTTCTGACACCTCTGAATCCAAACCAGGAACTCTAATTACTGATGTGAAGCACTTCCTCATAGCCACTgctttctgtagtcacttaaatATATTCAATTCAGTAGACATTAAGAGACTTGACTAAAGATTCAGGAGATTGATAGCAGCCTGTTGTTCAGTCACTGTGTTATTTTCTCTAATCGAGAACATGCATCTTTGTGGCAAATCAATGTGAATTCCAGTGGTACTGTATTTGATCATCTCGTTCTCTGTCTTCAGTGCCTGTAGATCCCAGTCTGATCATAATAGTCCAGGCAAAGGAAGATGCATATATTCCCCGCACTGGAGTTCGCAGCTTACAGGAGATCTGGCCTGGCTGTGAGGTTCGCTACCTCAATGGAGGCCACATCAGCGCTTACCTCTTCAAACAAGGACTGTTTCGGTGAGCACTAATTTACATATTGCAACTTGTAAAAAGTATGTGGTTATAAAACCATCATTAAATTGTAACATTGCTACTTCAAAGAACGGAGCTCCTTGGAGAACATGAAGggaattttctgaaatagtttagtttttgcattccctcacaaaatgGCTTGagtacagtaaccatagttaaaCTACGGAATTTGTAGAAAACTCACAAATACCATAGTAACTTTAGAattcaccatggttttactacagtagttcttaccacaaaaataattacttcagaataaatatgatattaccaTAGTTTTCCCTGTATTATTACTTTGGTAATACTAAGAATTTTGTGGTAAAAATagggttactgtagtaaaaccatggcaaATTGTATGGGTATGGTTTTTACTACAAATAGCATAGctgaactatggttactgtagtaaaaccatggttaattttcataagtgATGATACAGCTATTACTTTGCAGTGCaaaatggttaaatatatattatatataaatgtatattatataaacaGATTTTCCCACACAATTCAGCATGCAAGTAAAGCTAGAATTTGCAATTCAGTAAGCAGATATTGTAATGTCATTGCTGTTGGTTATATTTTGAATGCAATCCATTCTATCAATGGATGTCAATGTGAGATTTTCAaaatgtcatatttcttaagaaGTATAAATGTCTGATGTTATAGACAAAACAATGTTTGAACAGAGTCTTTATGTTAAGTGTTTTTTGTTGAATGAATTACAGAAATGTTAGCACTTTTTGTTTAGTGGTTTAGAACAAACCCTTACCAGAATGTTTGAATGTATATACACAGTGGTGCCTTACAAGCACTGtaatgcaaattatttttaaCCATGTACCCATAACCTTTACATGATTTTTGACCTCCAGGCAAGCAATTTATGACGCCTATGACCGGTTTCTTCAGAAGTATTCCAACTTCTAGCCATGGATTTTTTGGTACTCTGTACAGACAAGAATCGTGGCATTTAGAAAGTATGATGTGGAAAACAATGAATGTGATGGCCTTGATATAACAAAGGACTTTGTAACTGCAATGAACAACCTTGTGCTACATAAGGGAGGCTGTGTGCAGCATTTGCACAATACAAAACAACAGTCTACTTGTGTGCAACCCATACAAAACCTTGTCTTCCTGACCCTGTTGCCTTTGATCTTGTATATCATGACTGAAACATACTTAACAAGGAAGGGACAAAGATGTGTCTCCAAACTCATAATTAATTCATTTAGTCATCATGGTGTCTTTTAACCTCTTAAAGGGGCAggaaaaatgtgttttgaattgTGGAGTAAATGAGTGAAGTGTGCTGTCAGTAGCTCTGCTAATCATGCTTTTGATTACTTGAAACTTCAGGTTCAATCCAAAGGACATGAAAATGATTATAAGATAATTGTATTTCCCCAACAGCTCTCAGACAATCACaatccatatatatatactatatctatgtaatatatatacacacatacacacacacagttgtgttcaAATAGATAGCAGTGCGTGaataaattgcaaatatttttaatagcttttatttccatatttcaaATGTAGTGGAAGCATTACACATTCAATTccaaatcaaaacattaacaattcTTATCAAGTCTGTGTTATTCTTTTACAGGACGCAAAGAAAAGGAATATTAATCTGTTCAAACAAATTAGCAGTGTCGACATTTTTCTCTTCAAACACAATATTTAGTTGGATAACCATTGTCTTTGATAACTGCTGCACATCTGCGTTGCATCGAGTCAACCAACTTCTGGCACTTAAAAACAGGTATTTCAGCCCAGGATGAATGTCACAGTTTTGGGGTTTTGCTTCAGAAACTGCATTTTTAATGTCACTCCACAAGTTTTCAATGGGGTTGAGGTCAGGGGATT includes the following:
- the LOC127659913 gene encoding protein ABHD18-like yields the protein MGVSRLDVLYRRLLLTKLFIQGWGKPEDLKRIFEFRKIIGNRERCKNLVPVDYPILIDKVEDHTDCKIHNGHFISPLEHFVPGILPTESIKARFQFIVPKKWKRHRPVCIHLAGTGDHFFWRRRTLMARPMVKESGMASLLLENPYYGYRKPKDQLRSSLNNVSDLFVMGGALILESAVLLHWLEREGFWPLGMTGISMGGHMASLAVTNWPKPIPLIPCLSWTTASSVFTTGVLSRAVNWRELEKQYAAHTAYEEEIINMLEYCGTDSFRMGQEFVKNAPGSFDRLTDLYLTDDLLNLHSPEKDQMGLHTSASCSQPGGGGHTSDSALLMGRRERDGLDQMLSAVSSSGAHLDMLHAKNITYGSGQQQSLQQESHYFMKGVMDECTHIANFSVPVDPSLIIIVQAKEDAYIPRTGVRSLQEIWPGCEVRYLNGGHISAYLFKQGLFRQAIYDAYDRFLQKYSNF